In Urechidicola croceus, a single window of DNA contains:
- a CDS encoding glycosyl hydrolase 115 family protein gives MKQTKLRYVFLFIGIALGFWLYKKVVIDKKETTTLVSSEYGFSLSRNGISTPIYVSDNDYSGVLKIAKIFQEDIERVSDVKPDLITDKVPSNGTAVIVGTIGKSEIIDKLIADDKIDVSSIKGKWETFLIETVTNPIDGVDEALVIVGSDKRGTIYGMFDISSDIGVSPWYFWADVPVKKKENVYIARGSHTKGTPKVKYRGIFINDEAPALSGWAFENFGGFNAKFYDHVFELILRMKGNYLWPSMWGRMFYVNDPQNAVLADEYGVVMGTSHHEPLTRAHAEWQRFGKGEWNYNTNAEGLKKFWKEGMERRGNTESIITVGMRGDGDEAMSEGTATELLETIVNDQRKIIEEVTGKPASETPQIWALYKEVQDYYDKGMKVPDDVILLLCDDNWGNLRKLPELDAEPREGGYGIYYHFDYVGGPRNYKWLNTTQIERTWEQMNLAYEHGADKLWVVNVGDIKPVEFPIEFFLDYAWDPEKWNANNLPDYYTQWAEKNFGSQFAEEIAYLMSKYTKYNARRKPEMLDPSTYSLVNFNEADRVIEEYNELVIRADSLKSELPEEYHDAFYQLVQHPIVACANLNELYVAAAKNKLYAEQGRASTNKYAQKVKDLYLKDSMITKFYHEELAGGKWNHMMAQTHIGYKIWQEPRFNSMPETVEVDLDDSSDFGFVVEGSNVTFPNDSIKVAKLPEFDNINKQKYYINTFNSIKYLIKGDADWIQIEKDEKGEKGRNFISIDWSKISKNKNETTIKVGGIPVEITANKLDNSVKGFVESNGYISISAENFTKKVEPKSFHWKVVKNLGKTGSSVISLPIKEGRVALSENSPKLSYKVHFQNKGKVKIHTYFAPTINYSTREGMYFGLSFDDEKPTQVNYDSDPWIFNYNGKVPSKWGQNVGDHVKIITTELEISEAGNHTLNYYRVDEGLVLQKIIIETGESGIPESYLGPPESAYAE, from the coding sequence ATGAAACAAACAAAATTAAGGTATGTATTTCTCTTTATTGGAATAGCACTAGGCTTCTGGCTTTATAAAAAAGTTGTAATTGATAAAAAAGAAACTACTACTCTTGTCTCGAGTGAATACGGATTTTCCTTATCTCGAAATGGGATTTCAACGCCAATTTATGTAAGCGATAATGACTATTCTGGTGTCTTAAAAATTGCCAAAATTTTTCAAGAAGATATTGAACGTGTTTCTGATGTTAAACCAGATTTAATAACCGATAAAGTTCCTTCAAATGGAACTGCAGTAATTGTTGGAACAATCGGTAAAAGTGAAATAATTGACAAACTTATTGCTGATGATAAAATTGATGTCTCTTCGATAAAAGGTAAATGGGAAACATTTTTAATAGAAACAGTGACTAATCCAATTGATGGAGTAGATGAAGCTCTAGTTATTGTCGGTAGTGATAAAAGAGGAACTATCTACGGCATGTTTGATATCTCAAGTGACATAGGTGTTTCTCCATGGTATTTTTGGGCTGATGTTCCTGTAAAGAAAAAAGAAAATGTGTATATCGCTCGTGGTAGCCATACAAAAGGAACTCCAAAAGTAAAATATCGTGGAATTTTTATAAACGATGAAGCTCCTGCCTTGTCAGGATGGGCATTTGAAAATTTTGGAGGATTTAATGCTAAGTTTTACGACCATGTTTTTGAATTGATTTTACGAATGAAAGGAAACTATTTATGGCCATCAATGTGGGGGAGAATGTTTTATGTAAATGATCCCCAAAATGCAGTTTTAGCAGATGAATATGGAGTTGTAATGGGAACTTCTCACCACGAACCCTTAACGCGTGCACATGCTGAATGGCAACGTTTTGGTAAAGGAGAATGGAATTACAATACAAATGCTGAAGGGTTAAAGAAGTTTTGGAAAGAAGGTATGGAACGTAGGGGAAATACCGAATCTATTATAACGGTAGGTATGCGTGGTGATGGTGACGAAGCGATGAGCGAAGGAACTGCTACTGAATTGTTAGAAACTATTGTCAATGATCAGCGTAAAATTATTGAAGAAGTTACAGGTAAACCCGCATCTGAAACACCTCAAATTTGGGCATTGTATAAAGAAGTTCAAGATTATTATGACAAAGGAATGAAAGTTCCTGACGATGTTATTTTACTATTATGTGATGACAATTGGGGAAATCTTAGAAAATTACCTGAATTGGATGCAGAACCAAGAGAAGGAGGTTATGGTATTTATTATCATTTTGATTATGTTGGTGGTCCGCGAAATTATAAGTGGTTAAACACAACTCAAATTGAACGAACTTGGGAGCAAATGAATTTAGCATACGAACACGGTGCAGATAAATTATGGGTTGTGAATGTAGGTGATATAAAGCCAGTTGAATTCCCAATAGAGTTCTTTTTAGATTATGCTTGGGATCCTGAAAAATGGAATGCCAATAATCTTCCAGATTATTATACACAATGGGCCGAGAAAAATTTCGGAAGTCAGTTTGCAGAAGAAATTGCTTATTTGATGTCTAAATATACCAAATATAATGCAAGAAGAAAACCTGAAATGCTAGACCCAAGTACGTATAGTTTGGTGAATTTTAATGAGGCAGATAGAGTAATTGAAGAATACAACGAATTAGTTATTAGAGCAGATAGTTTAAAATCGGAATTACCTGAAGAATATCATGATGCTTTCTATCAATTAGTACAACACCCAATAGTTGCTTGTGCCAACTTAAATGAATTGTATGTTGCTGCAGCTAAGAACAAGTTATATGCAGAGCAAGGAAGAGCATCGACAAATAAATATGCGCAAAAAGTAAAAGATTTGTATTTGAAAGATTCTATGATTACGAAATTCTATCATGAAGAATTAGCAGGTGGAAAGTGGAACCATATGATGGCACAAACTCATATTGGTTATAAAATTTGGCAAGAACCAAGATTTAATTCTATGCCAGAAACTGTTGAGGTTGACTTAGATGATAGTTCAGACTTTGGTTTTGTAGTTGAAGGAAGTAATGTTACTTTTCCAAATGATTCAATAAAAGTGGCAAAACTACCAGAATTTGATAACATCAATAAACAGAAATATTATATTAATACTTTTAATAGTATTAAATATTTAATAAAAGGAGATGCTGATTGGATTCAAATAGAAAAAGATGAAAAAGGTGAAAAAGGAAGAAATTTTATTTCAATTGATTGGTCTAAAATTTCGAAAAATAAAAATGAAACAACTATAAAAGTTGGAGGTATACCTGTTGAAATTACAGCAAATAAACTAGACAATTCAGTCAAAGGTTTTGTTGAAAGTAACGGTTATATTTCAATAAGTGCAGAAAACTTTACCAAGAAGGTTGAACCAAAAAGTTTTCATTGGAAAGTGGTAAAGAATTTAGGAAAAACTGGTTCTTCAGTAATTTCGCTACCGATTAAAGAAGGGAGAGTAGCATTGAGTGAAAATTCACCTAAATTATCTTACAAGGTGCATTTCCAAAATAAAGGAAAAGTGAAAATTCATACTTATTTTGCGCCAACTATAAATTACTCAACACGAGAAGGAATGTATTTTGGTTTATCATTTGATGATGAGAAACCAACTCAAGTAAATTATGATTCAGATCCTTGGATTTTTAATTATAATGGTAAAGTTCCAAGTAAATGGGGGCAAAATGTTGGAGATCATGTTAAAATAATAACAACAGAACTAGAAATTAGCGAGGCTGGAAATCACACTCTAAATTATTATAGAGTTGATGAAGGATTAGTATTACAAAAAATTATAATTGAAACTGGCGAGAGTGGAATTCCTGAAAGTTATTTAGGTCCACCAGAAAGCGCATATGCAGAATAA
- a CDS encoding Arc family DNA binding domain-containing protein — MAKKKAFALRINEEMLKAVEKWAADEFRSTNGQIEWMLNQCLKDAKREPKKKEDKL; from the coding sequence ATGGCAAAGAAAAAAGCATTTGCATTAAGAATTAATGAAGAGATGCTCAAAGCAGTTGAAAAATGGGCTGCTGATGAGTTTCGTTCTACCAATGGACAAATTGAGTGGATGCTAAATCAATGCCTAAAAGATGCCAAACGTGAACCAAAAAAGAAAGAGGATAAATTATAA
- a CDS encoding DUF4177 domain-containing protein, with product MKEYKLIRQKGTPIKKDEDFEDLLNSYAKTGWRVINVFNHRAVIKAVLERDKKE from the coding sequence ATGAAAGAATACAAACTAATAAGGCAAAAAGGAACACCTATTAAAAAAGATGAGGACTTTGAAGATTTACTCAACAGTTATGCAAAAACTGGATGGAGAGTTATCAATGTTTTTAATCATAGAGCAGTAATTAAAGCGGTGTTAGAACGAGATAAAAAAGAATAA